Proteins co-encoded in one Streptobacillus felis genomic window:
- a CDS encoding phosphoribosylformylglycinamidine synthase, with protein MSDLRFFVEKKKHCDFESRRLLKQLQEELGVVSLKDIRILNCYDVFNCPDDVENIKKMILSEPVTDDIFDKLDLNGEKYFAIEYLPGQFDQRASSAMQCVDIITTSNTNIDITTSKIFIVYGEVSNDELQKIKNYLINPIETREKNLNILEKEKLTINTDVITYDNFIDLNSEELENLRKELGLSMTYEDILHIQNYYKSEKRNPTETEIKVFDTYWSDHCRHTTFETRINKVEFPDSEYGKFLSSEFNKYLEIKESVAKHKNITLMDLATVIPKYFKKRGKLDSLEVSEENNACSVYIDVETEKFDGEKQVEKWLLMFKNETHNHPTEIEPFGGASTCLGGAIRDPLSGRAYVYQAIRVTGSANPLERIEDTLKGKLSQKKITTGAAHGYSSYGNQIGIATSLVSEIYHEGYKAKRMEVGAVVAAAPLENVVRKSPSNTDSIILLGGKTGRDGCGGATGSSKEHTDESLFLCGSEVQKGNAPEERKIQRLFRNGNVTRLIKKCNDFGAGGVSVAIGELADGIDVNLDLVPVKYDGLNGTELAISESQERMAVVVAKEDAEEFLKEAEKENLLATIVGSVTDNGRLILRHRGVDIVNISREFLNTNGATGQIDIKVEDLNVKDFLNRELSSNTFKDKWLENIKELNVASTKGLSEMFDSSIGAGTVLMPYGGKYQLSPIDVSIMKIPMISKKTNTASAITWGYNPYLTEKSPYHGSMFAVLESIAKLVAAGVDYKGIHLSFQEYFERLGKDSIKWSKPMLALLGAMRCQLDFEVAAIGGKDSMSGTFENISVPPTLISFAVNTVNSKDVISTDIKEVGNKIYLVENRINDDLSYDSNEIKAKYTRVLEEIKKGNILSAKVVGMGGISGTLSQMTFGNKIGVKLSNFDLDYFKYMPGSIIIESKEELEFTLLGETIKEFSILINDEKIDLENLLNSWLNKLDNVFPYEYREEKQNIINISKPKIVDYSSSVKVAKPRVLVTAFPGTNCEYDMKNIFERNGAVTNITLFKNLSKSHIEGSIDEICKELRNSQIFVLPGGFSAGDEPDGSGKFIAAVLQNPRVKEEIENFLQRDGLVLGICNGFQALVKSGLLPYGKIGEITKDSPTLTYNKIGRHISQMVKTRIATNNSPWLSSFNVGDEFDIPVSHGEGRFFANRETLEKLIENGQVATQYVDFDGNATNEFKFNPNGSEFAIEGIISPDGKIFGKMGHSERAGENTLKNVHGNKYQNIFKNGVEYFK; from the coding sequence ATGTCGGACTTAAGATTTTTTGTGGAAAAGAAAAAGCATTGTGACTTTGAATCAAGGAGGTTATTAAAGCAACTGCAAGAAGAGTTGGGCGTAGTGTCTTTAAAGGACATTAGAATACTTAACTGCTATGATGTTTTTAACTGTCCTGATGATGTAGAGAATATAAAGAAAATGATATTATCTGAACCGGTAACAGATGATATTTTTGACAAGCTAGATTTAAATGGTGAAAAATATTTTGCTATAGAGTACTTGCCGGGACAATTCGATCAAAGGGCTTCGTCTGCAATGCAGTGCGTAGATATAATAACAACGTCAAATACAAATATAGATATAACAACTTCTAAAATTTTCATAGTATATGGTGAAGTGTCAAATGATGAACTTCAAAAAATAAAAAACTATCTAATCAATCCCATAGAAACAAGGGAAAAGAATCTAAACATCCTAGAAAAAGAAAAACTAACTATCAATACAGACGTAATTACTTACGATAATTTCATAGACTTAAACTCAGAAGAACTTGAAAACTTAAGAAAAGAATTAGGACTTTCAATGACTTATGAGGATATTTTACATATTCAAAATTACTATAAATCAGAAAAAAGAAATCCAACAGAAACAGAAATAAAAGTTTTTGATACATATTGGTCAGACCATTGTAGACATACTACATTTGAAACTAGAATAAATAAAGTAGAATTTCCAGATAGTGAATATGGAAAATTTTTAAGTTCAGAGTTTAATAAATATTTAGAAATAAAAGAAAGTGTTGCAAAACATAAGAACATTACTTTAATGGATCTTGCAACAGTAATACCTAAATATTTCAAAAAAAGAGGAAAATTAGATAGTTTAGAAGTAAGTGAAGAAAATAATGCATGTTCAGTATATATAGATGTTGAAACAGAGAAGTTTGATGGAGAAAAACAAGTAGAAAAATGGTTGTTAATGTTTAAAAATGAAACTCATAATCACCCTACTGAAATAGAACCTTTTGGTGGAGCTTCTACTTGTCTTGGAGGGGCTATAAGAGATCCGTTATCTGGAAGAGCATATGTATATCAAGCTATAAGGGTTACAGGTTCTGCTAATCCACTTGAAAGAATTGAAGATACATTAAAAGGTAAATTATCACAAAAGAAAATTACAACAGGTGCAGCACATGGATATTCATCTTATGGAAATCAAATTGGTATAGCAACTTCTCTTGTATCAGAAATTTATCATGAAGGATATAAGGCCAAAAGAATGGAAGTTGGAGCTGTTGTAGCTGCAGCACCACTTGAAAATGTTGTAAGAAAAAGTCCATCAAATACTGATAGTATAATATTACTTGGTGGTAAAACAGGAAGAGATGGATGTGGAGGAGCTACAGGATCTTCTAAAGAACATACTGATGAATCATTATTCTTATGTGGTTCAGAAGTTCAAAAAGGTAATGCTCCTGAAGAAAGAAAAATACAAAGACTATTTAGAAATGGTAATGTTACAAGATTAATTAAAAAATGTAATGACTTTGGTGCTGGAGGAGTTTCAGTAGCTATAGGAGAACTTGCAGATGGAATAGATGTAAACTTAGATTTAGTTCCAGTTAAATATGATGGATTAAATGGTACTGAGCTTGCTATTTCAGAATCTCAAGAAAGAATGGCAGTAGTTGTTGCAAAAGAAGATGCAGAAGAATTTTTAAAAGAAGCAGAAAAAGAAAATCTATTAGCAACTATAGTTGGAAGTGTTACTGATAATGGAAGATTAATACTTAGACATAGAGGTGTAGATATAGTTAATATTTCAAGAGAATTCTTAAATACTAATGGAGCAACAGGACAAATAGATATTAAAGTAGAAGATTTAAATGTTAAGGACTTCTTAAATAGAGAATTATCATCTAATACATTTAAAGATAAATGGTTAGAAAATATTAAAGAATTAAATGTTGCATCAACTAAAGGATTGTCAGAAATGTTCGATTCAAGTATAGGAGCTGGAACAGTATTGATGCCTTATGGAGGTAAATATCAATTAAGTCCTATAGATGTATCTATAATGAAAATACCTATGATATCTAAGAAAACTAATACAGCATCAGCAATAACTTGGGGATATAATCCGTATTTAACAGAGAAATCACCTTATCATGGATCTATGTTTGCTGTATTAGAATCTATAGCTAAACTAGTAGCAGCAGGTGTTGATTACAAGGGAATACACTTATCTTTCCAAGAATATTTTGAAAGATTAGGTAAAGATAGTATTAAATGGTCTAAACCTATGCTTGCATTGCTTGGAGCTATGAGATGTCAACTTGATTTTGAGGTTGCAGCTATAGGTGGAAAAGATTCTATGAGTGGAACTTTTGAAAATATTTCTGTGCCACCAACATTAATATCTTTTGCTGTAAATACAGTTAATTCAAAAGATGTAATATCAACAGATATTAAAGAGGTAGGAAACAAGATATATTTAGTAGAAAATAGAATAAATGATGATTTATCATACGATAGTAATGAGATTAAAGCTAAATATACAAGAGTATTAGAAGAAATTAAAAAAGGAAATATACTAAGTGCAAAAGTAGTTGGAATGGGTGGAATTTCAGGAACTTTATCTCAAATGACTTTTGGAAATAAAATAGGGGTAAAATTATCTAACTTTGATTTAGATTACTTTAAATATATGCCAGGAAGTATAATAATAGAATCTAAAGAAGAATTAGAATTTACATTACTTGGAGAAACTATTAAAGAATTTAGTATATTAATTAATGATGAGAAAATAGATTTAGAAAATCTATTAAATTCTTGGTTAAATAAACTTGATAATGTATTTCCTTATGAATATAGGGAAGAAAAACAAAATATTATTAATATTTCAAAACCTAAGATAGTAGATTATTCATCTAGTGTTAAAGTAGCAAAACCAAGAGTTTTAGTTACAGCATTCCCAGGAACTAACTGTGAATATGATATGAAAAATATTTTTGAAAGAAATGGAGCAGTTACTAATATAACACTATTTAAGAATTTAAGTAAATCACATATAGAAGGATCTATAGATGAAATATGTAAGGAATTAAGAAATAGTCAAATATTTGTTTTACCAGGTGGATTCTCAGCTGGGGATGAGCCAGATGGTTCAGGTAAGTTCATAGCTGCAGTTTTACAAAATCCTAGAGTTAAAGAAGAAATAGAAAACTTCTTACAAAGAGATGGATTAGTATTAGGTATATGTAATGGATTCCAAGCTTTAGTTAAGTCAGGATTACTTCCTTATGGAAAAATAGGGGAAATTACTAAAGATAGTCCAACTTTAACATATAATAAAATAGGAAGACATATATCTCAAATGGTTAAAACTAGAATAGCAACTAACAATTCACCATGGCTTTCAAGCTTTAATGTTGGTGATGAATTTGATATTCCAGTTTCACATGGTGAGGGTAGATTCTTTGCAAATCGTGAGACTTTAGAAAAATTAATAGAAAATGGACAGGTTGCAACTCAATATGTTGATTTTGATGGTAATGCAACTAATGAGTTTAAGTTTAACCCTAATGGATCAGAATTTGCGATAGAAGGAATAATATCACCAGATGGTAAGATATTTGGTAAGATGGGACATTCTGAAAGAGCTGGAGAAAATACTCTTAAAAATGTTCATGGTAATAAATATCAAAATATATTTAAAAATGGAGTAGAATACTTTAAATAA
- the purE gene encoding 5-(carboxyamino)imidazole ribonucleotide mutase gives MQVAIIFGSKSDLDVMKGAANALKEFDVKYEAFVLSAHRVPEILEETLERLEKEGCKVIIAGAGLAAHLPGVIASKTTLPVIGVPINAALGGVDALYSIVQMPKSIPVATVGINNSYNAGMLAVQILSVSNEDLKNKLNNFRVKMKEDFKKNISVEL, from the coding sequence ATGCAAGTAGCAATCATTTTTGGTAGTAAATCAGATCTAGATGTTATGAAGGGAGCAGCAAATGCTTTAAAAGAATTTGATGTAAAATATGAAGCTTTTGTTCTTTCAGCACATAGAGTTCCTGAAATATTAGAAGAAACTTTAGAAAGATTAGAAAAAGAAGGATGTAAAGTAATAATAGCAGGTGCTGGACTTGCTGCACATCTTCCAGGTGTAATTGCATCAAAGACTACTTTACCTGTAATAGGAGTACCGATTAATGCAGCATTAGGAGGAGTAGATGCACTTTATTCTATAGTACAAATGCCTAAGAGCATACCTGTAGCAACTGTGGGAATTAATAATTCATATAACGCAGGAATGCTTGCAGTTCAAATTTTAAGTGTTTCAAATGAGGATTTAAAAAATAAATTAAATAATTTTAGAGTTAAAATGAAGGAAGATTTCAAAAAAAATATATCAGTAGAACTTTAG
- the purD gene encoding phosphoribosylamine--glycine ligase has translation MKVLIIGAGGREDAIMWKVKQNPKVEKVYKMTSNDIFEIRDFALNEKIDLTIVGSEELLVKGIVDEFKKVDLRIFGPNKEAAMLEGSKDFAKEFMKKHGISTASYESFTEKEKADEYIKKNGKYPIVIKASGLAAGKGVIIAENEKEALKAISDIMEDKAFGTAGDIVVIEEFLKGVEMSILSITDTNTILPFKSAKDHKKISEGEKGLNTGGMGVISPNPYHNEWVEKEFVEKILNPTLEGLKKDNMDFAGIIFFGLMITEDGVYLLEYNMRMGDPETQCLLPLMESDLVSVIDAALDKKLSETEIKWKDEHSCCVVAASLGYPEKYEKGKEITGIENVSEDTQVFLAGVKVENGKYYTNGGRVLNVVAQAKTREEAIEKAYRELEKISFEGKYLRKDIGKIY, from the coding sequence ATGAAAGTATTAATAATAGGTGCAGGTGGTAGAGAAGATGCCATTATGTGGAAGGTTAAGCAAAATCCTAAGGTAGAAAAAGTGTATAAAATGACATCAAATGATATATTTGAAATAAGAGATTTTGCTTTAAATGAAAAAATAGATTTAACTATAGTAGGTAGTGAAGAACTATTAGTTAAAGGTATAGTTGATGAATTTAAAAAAGTTGATTTAAGAATATTTGGGCCTAATAAGGAAGCTGCTATGCTTGAAGGTTCTAAAGATTTTGCTAAAGAATTCATGAAAAAACATGGTATAAGTACAGCAAGTTATGAATCATTTACAGAAAAAGAAAAAGCAGATGAATATATTAAGAAAAATGGTAAATATCCTATAGTTATTAAAGCTAGTGGTCTTGCTGCAGGTAAGGGAGTAATAATAGCTGAAAATGAAAAAGAAGCTTTAAAAGCTATAAGTGATATTATGGAAGATAAGGCTTTTGGAACTGCAGGAGATATAGTAGTAATAGAGGAATTTTTAAAAGGTGTTGAAATGTCTATACTTTCAATTACTGATACAAATACTATACTTCCATTTAAATCTGCTAAAGATCATAAAAAAATATCTGAAGGTGAAAAAGGTTTAAATACTGGAGGTATGGGAGTTATTTCACCTAATCCATATCACAATGAATGGGTAGAAAAAGAATTTGTAGAAAAAATATTAAATCCAACTTTAGAGGGTCTAAAAAAAGATAATATGGACTTTGCAGGTATAATATTCTTTGGCTTAATGATAACTGAAGATGGAGTATATCTACTTGAATACAATATGAGAATGGGAGATCCTGAAACTCAATGTTTATTACCGTTAATGGAAAGTGATTTGGTTTCTGTAATAGATGCAGCTTTAGATAAGAAATTATCTGAAACTGAAATTAAATGGAAGGATGAACATTCATGTTGTGTGGTTGCAGCATCACTTGGATATCCAGAAAAATATGAAAAAGGAAAAGAAATTACAGGTATAGAAAATGTGAGCGAAGATACACAGGTATTTCTTGCTGGAGTAAAAGTTGAAAACGGCAAATATTATACTAATGGCGGTAGAGTATTAAATGTTGTAGCACAAGCTAAAACAAGAGAGGAAGCAATAGAAAAGGCATATAGAGAATTAGAAAAGATATCTTTTGAAGGTAAATACTTAAGAAAAGATATAGGGAAGATATATTAG
- a CDS encoding phosphoribosylglycinamide formyltransferase codes for MSKIAVLVSGSGTNLRKILEKGIEVAVIISDRKCLAEDIAKEYNIPYFEFERKGISDKVCELLKGYDVKLIVLAGFLSILNGEILDKYEGRIINIHPSLLPKYSGRGMYGMKVHEKVFENGDKISGTTIHYVTKEVDAGGIIRQEVVDISEAKSADEIQKLILAREWKVYPQIIKEILDGSK; via the coding sequence ATGTCTAAAATAGCGGTATTAGTTTCAGGTAGTGGAACTAATTTAAGAAAGATATTAGAAAAAGGTATTGAAGTTGCTGTAATAATTTCTGATAGAAAGTGTTTGGCAGAAGATATAGCAAAGGAATACAATATCCCTTATTTTGAATTTGAAAGAAAAGGAATTTCTGATAAAGTTTGTGAACTTTTAAAGGGATATGATGTTAAATTAATAGTACTTGCTGGATTTCTTTCAATACTTAATGGAGAGATTTTAGATAAATATGAAGGAAGAATAATTAATATACATCCTTCACTATTACCTAAATATTCTGGACGTGGTATGTATGGGATGAAGGTTCATGAAAAAGTATTTGAAAATGGAGATAAGATAAGTGGAACAACTATACACTATGTTACTAAGGAAGTAGATGCAGGTGGAATAATTAGACAGGAAGTTGTAGATATTAGTGAAGCAAAAAGTGCTGATGAAATTCAAAAACTAATACTTGCAAGAGAATGGAAGGTATATCCACAAATTATTAAAGAAATATTAGATGGGAGTAAATGA
- the purM gene encoding phosphoribosylformylglycinamidine cyclo-ligase — MSTYKESGVDKEEGYKAVTLMKEKVAKTHNSSVLNNLGSFGAMYELGKYENPVLVSGTDGVGTKLEIALKQKKYDTVGIDAVAMCVNDILCHGAKPLFFLDYLACGKLSAEVAAELVSGVAQGCFDSGAALIGGETAEMPGFYKPGDYDIAGFCVGVVERDKIINGSKVKPGDVIIGLASSGFHSNGYSLIRKIFFDYNEVVLGKKVDEILLTPTRIYVKNILKILEKFNVNGMAHITGGGLIENLPRAMAKDMSPVVFKDKVVVPEIFRELQRRGNVSDEEMFGTFNMGIGFTLIVNEVDVENILAELETLGEKAFVIGHIEKGDNTLCLK, encoded by the coding sequence GTGAGTACATATAAAGAATCTGGTGTTGATAAAGAAGAAGGATATAAAGCCGTAACTTTAATGAAGGAGAAAGTTGCAAAAACACATAATAGCTCAGTATTAAATAACTTAGGTAGTTTTGGAGCTATGTATGAATTAGGTAAATATGAAAATCCAGTACTTGTTTCAGGTACTGATGGTGTAGGAACTAAACTTGAGATAGCTCTAAAACAAAAAAAATATGATACAGTAGGTATAGATGCAGTAGCTATGTGTGTTAATGATATACTTTGCCATGGAGCTAAACCTTTATTTTTCCTAGACTATTTAGCTTGTGGTAAACTTTCAGCAGAAGTTGCAGCAGAGCTAGTTTCAGGAGTGGCACAAGGATGTTTTGATTCAGGTGCAGCTTTAATTGGAGGAGAAACAGCAGAAATGCCAGGTTTCTATAAACCAGGAGATTATGATATTGCTGGTTTTTGTGTTGGAGTTGTTGAAAGAGATAAAATAATAAATGGTTCTAAAGTAAAACCAGGAGATGTAATCATAGGACTTGCTTCAAGTGGGTTCCATAGTAATGGATATTCTTTAATTAGAAAAATATTTTTTGATTACAATGAAGTTGTTTTAGGAAAGAAAGTTGATGAAATATTACTTACACCTACAAGAATATATGTTAAAAACATACTTAAAATTTTGGAAAAATTCAACGTAAATGGTATGGCACATATTACAGGTGGAGGTCTAATAGAAAATTTACCAAGAGCAATGGCTAAAGATATGTCACCAGTGGTATTTAAAGATAAAGTAGTAGTTCCTGAAATATTTAGAGAATTACAAAGACGTGGTAATGTATCTGATGAAGAAATGTTTGGAACATTTAACATGGGAATAGGATTTACTTTAATAGTAAATGAAGTAGATGTTGAAAATATTTTAGCTGAATTAGAAACATTAGGAGAAAAAGCATTTGTAATAGGACATATAGAAAAAGGGGATAATACATTATGTCTAAAATAG
- the purF gene encoding amidophosphoribosyltransferase, with product MNILFDKMEEECGVFGIYSKNKEKNISKLAYYGLFALQHRGQESAGISVSLNGDIQTYKNMGLVAKVFDEKILEDLKGNIAIGHVRYSTCGGSKIENCQPLESKFKLGHIAVAHNGNLINADVIRELMEDGGSTFTTTIDSEVIIKLIAKKAKKGCIDAIKESVMAIKGAYALTILMDNKLIGVRDPFGIRPLCLGITEDGDYVLASESCALDAVGAEIIRDIEAGEMIIIDENGVESIKYTENRRFSPCSFEYIYFARPDSIMDGIDVYLARVEAGKMLARQNEIKADLVMGVPDSGVPAAIGFSEESKIPYAHGLIKNKYIARTFIEPSQEMREKAVLAKLNPIKSSIKGKSIIVIDDSLVRGTTSKILIEILRKAGAREVHFKSASPPVKFPCYFGIDTADRGELIAANKTLEEIREEINADSLDYLKLENMIKTLPCKKCCVACFNGDYPIDIVK from the coding sequence ATGAATATATTATTTGATAAAATGGAAGAAGAATGTGGAGTTTTTGGGATATATTCTAAGAATAAAGAGAAAAATATTTCAAAACTAGCATATTATGGACTATTTGCCCTTCAACATAGAGGACAAGAAAGTGCTGGTATTAGTGTTTCGTTAAATGGAGATATACAGACATACAAGAATATGGGTCTAGTAGCTAAGGTGTTTGACGAAAAAATATTAGAAGATTTAAAAGGTAATATAGCAATAGGACATGTAAGATATTCTACTTGTGGTGGTTCAAAAATAGAAAATTGTCAACCACTAGAATCTAAATTTAAATTAGGTCATATTGCTGTTGCACATAATGGTAATTTAATAAATGCTGATGTAATAAGGGAGTTAATGGAAGATGGAGGTTCTACATTTACTACTACTATAGATTCTGAAGTAATTATTAAATTAATAGCTAAAAAAGCTAAAAAAGGTTGTATAGATGCTATAAAAGAAAGTGTTATGGCTATTAAAGGAGCCTATGCGTTAACTATACTAATGGATAATAAATTAATAGGAGTTAGAGATCCATTTGGTATAAGACCTTTATGTCTTGGTATTACAGAAGATGGTGATTATGTATTAGCTTCTGAATCATGTGCTTTAGATGCAGTTGGTGCTGAGATAATAAGAGATATAGAAGCTGGGGAAATGATAATAATAGATGAAAATGGTGTAGAAAGTATTAAATATACTGAAAACAGAAGATTTTCACCTTGTTCATTTGAATACATATATTTTGCAAGACCTGATAGTATAATGGATGGTATAGATGTATATCTTGCAAGAGTTGAAGCTGGTAAAATGCTTGCTAGACAAAATGAAATAAAAGCAGATTTAGTTATGGGAGTACCAGATTCAGGAGTTCCTGCTGCTATAGGGTTTTCAGAAGAAAGTAAGATACCTTATGCACATGGACTTATTAAAAATAAATATATAGCAAGAACATTTATAGAACCAAGTCAAGAAATGAGAGAAAAGGCAGTACTTGCAAAATTAAACCCTATTAAGAGTTCTATAAAAGGCAAGAGTATTATAGTAATAGATGACTCATTAGTAAGAGGAACTACAAGTAAAATACTTATAGAAATATTAAGAAAGGCTGGAGCAAGAGAAGTTCATTTTAAATCAGCTTCTCCACCAGTAAAATTCCCTTGTTATTTCGGTATAGATACAGCTGATAGAGGAGAATTAATAGCAGCTAATAAAACTTTAGAAGAAATAAGGGAAGAAATTAATGCAGATAGTTTAGACTATTTAAAACTTGAAAATATGATAAAAACATTACCTTGCAAGAAATGTTGTGTTGCTTGCTTTAATGGTGATTACCCTATAGATATAGTAAAATAA
- the purC gene encoding phosphoribosylaminoimidazolesuccinocarboxamide synthase: MEKREFLYEGKAKQLYTTDDKNLVIVLYKDDATAGNGAKKGSIKNKGILNNDITALIFNLLEEHGIKTHFVKKLNEREQLCQKVDIFPLEVIVRNLIAGSMAKRVGIEEGTKPVNTIFEICYKNDEYGDPLINDHHAVALGLATYDELKEIYEITAKINNLLKERLDKLGIILVDFKIEFGKNSKGEILLADEITPDTCRFWDKETGKKLDKDRFRRDLGDIEEAYMEIFERLSAK, translated from the coding sequence ATGGAAAAAAGAGAATTCTTATACGAAGGTAAAGCAAAACAACTATATACTACAGATGATAAAAATTTAGTTATAGTTTTATACAAAGATGATGCTACAGCAGGAAATGGTGCTAAAAAAGGAAGCATAAAAAATAAAGGGATATTAAACAATGATATTACAGCATTAATATTCAATCTTTTAGAAGAACATGGAATAAAAACTCATTTTGTTAAAAAACTAAATGAAAGAGAACAACTTTGCCAAAAAGTTGATATATTCCCACTTGAAGTAATAGTAAGAAACTTAATTGCAGGATCTATGGCTAAAAGAGTAGGTATAGAAGAAGGAACTAAACCTGTTAATACTATATTTGAAATTTGCTATAAAAACGATGAATATGGAGATCCATTAATTAATGATCACCATGCTGTAGCTTTAGGGCTTGCAACTTATGATGAATTAAAAGAAATATATGAAATTACAGCTAAAATAAATAATCTATTAAAAGAAAGATTAGATAAATTAGGAATAATATTAGTAGACTTTAAAATTGAGTTTGGTAAAAATTCTAAAGGAGAAATATTACTTGCAGATGAAATTACTCCAGATACTTGTAGATTCTGGGATAAAGAAACAGGTAAAAAATTAGATAAAGATAGATTTAGAAGAGATCTTGGAGATATAGAAGAAGCATATATGGAAATTTTTGAGAGATTAAGCGCTAAATAG
- the purH gene encoding bifunctional phosphoribosylaminoimidazolecarboxamide formyltransferase/IMP cyclohydrolase has product MMKRALISVFDKENILEIAKFLEEREVEIVSTGGSYKYLKENGIKVIDISEVTHFPEMLDGRVKTLHPNIHGGILAIRDKKEHMETIKEHNISTIDYVIVNLYPFFEKVKEDLTEVEKIEFIDIGGPSMLRSAAKSFKDVVVISDKDDYSLIMDEIKETGDVSLSTRKKLAAKVFNLTSAYDAAIFNFLNEEEFPKYLTISYTKESEMRYGENGHQMAAYYVDNMSEGAMKGFKQLNGKELSYNNIRDMDLAWKVVCEFEETACCAVKHSTPCGVALGENVKDAYTKAYECDPVSIFGGIVAINKEVDLETAKLLTQLFLEIVIAPSFTKEALEVLKTKKNLRVIECNRKPIDKKETVKVDGGMLYQDTDVILHKDLKVVTEKVVTEEEMKDLIFGLKVVKYVKSNGIVIAKDGKTLGIGGGEVSRIWAAEKALERSKETKDAIMASDAFFPFEDVVELSAKYGISSIIQPGGSINDERSIKACNENNISMVISEIRHFKH; this is encoded by the coding sequence ATGATGAAAAGAGCTTTGATATCTGTTTTTGATAAGGAAAACATATTAGAAATTGCTAAATTTTTAGAAGAAAGAGAAGTAGAAATAGTTTCTACAGGTGGAAGCTATAAATATTTAAAAGAAAATGGAATAAAAGTTATAGATATTAGTGAAGTTACTCATTTTCCTGAAATGTTAGATGGAAGAGTTAAAACTCTTCATCCTAATATTCATGGAGGAATTTTAGCTATTAGAGATAAAAAAGAGCATATGGAAACTATTAAAGAACATAATATATCAACTATAGATTATGTAATAGTAAACCTATATCCTTTCTTTGAAAAAGTAAAAGAAGATTTAACTGAAGTAGAAAAAATAGAATTTATAGATATAGGTGGTCCAAGTATGCTTAGATCAGCTGCTAAATCATTTAAGGATGTAGTTGTAATAAGTGATAAGGATGACTATAGCTTAATAATGGATGAAATTAAAGAAACAGGAGATGTTAGTTTATCTACTAGAAAAAAACTTGCAGCAAAAGTATTTAATTTAACTTCAGCTTATGATGCAGCAATTTTTAACTTCTTAAATGAAGAAGAATTCCCTAAATACTTAACTATTTCATACACTAAAGAAAGTGAAATGAGATATGGTGAAAATGGACATCAAATGGCTGCATATTATGTAGATAATATGAGTGAAGGTGCTATGAAAGGATTCAAACAATTAAATGGTAAAGAACTTTCATACAATAACATTAGAGATATGGATCTTGCATGGAAAGTAGTTTGTGAATTTGAAGAAACAGCTTGTTGTGCAGTTAAACATTCAACTCCTTGTGGTGTTGCATTAGGTGAGAATGTTAAGGATGCATATACTAAGGCTTATGAATGTGATCCTGTATCTATATTTGGAGGTATAGTTGCAATAAATAAGGAAGTTGATTTAGAAACAGCTAAACTTTTAACTCAATTATTCTTAGAAATAGTAATAGCTCCAAGTTTCACAAAAGAAGCATTAGAAGTATTAAAAACTAAAAAGAATTTAAGAGTAATAGAATGTAATAGAAAACCTATAGATAAAAAAGAAACTGTAAAAGTTGATGGAGGAATGCTTTATCAAGATACAGATGTAATATTACATAAAGACTTAAAAGTTGTTACTGAAAAAGTAGTTACAGAAGAAGAAATGAAAGATTTAATATTTGGATTAAAAGTAGTTAAATATGTTAAATCTAATGGAATAGTTATAGCTAAAGATGGAAAAACTTTAGGAATAGGTGGAGGAGAAGTAAGTAGAATTTGGGCTGCTGAAAAAGCACTAGAAAGATCTAAAGAAACTAAAGATGCAATTATGGCATCAGATGCTTTCTTCCCATTTGAAGATGTTGTGGAACTTTCAGCTAAATATGGTATTTCTTCTATAATACAACCAGGTGGTTCTATTAATGATGAAAGATCTATAAAAGCATGTAATGAAAATAATATTTCTATGGTAATTTCAGAAATTAGACATTTTAAACACTAA